TGACATAGCGGTCTTCACCAATTTCTCCCAGGATCACCTCGATTATCATACCGACATGGACGATTACCTGGCGGCCAAGCTGCGCCTGTTTGGACTCCTACCGGCTGGCCGCCCGGCCGTGGTTAACCTGGACGATCCCTGCAGCCAGCAGTTCATCCAGGCTGCCCCGGCTCTGGTGATCACTTATGGCCTGGGGAAAGAATCCGACCTGCAGGTGGTTGAAATGGGGCTCAGCTTGGATGTGACGGTGGCCAACCTGGTCTATCGGGATCAGGCTTTCTCGATCGAGAGCTCCCTGGTGGGGCAATACAACCTGGAAAATCTGTTGGCCGCCTCCGCCACCGCCCTCGTGCTGGATATACCGCCCTCAATAATTCAAGCCGGCATCGCCGCCGTGACAGCGGTACCCGGCCGGCTGGAGCGCATCCCATCCGCGACCCCGGGGAAAATCTTCATCGACTATGCCCATACACCCGATGCCTATGCGCAGCTGCTCGGTACCATGCGACAGCTGGCACCCAGAAAGACAGAGATCATCACCCTCTTCGGCTGTGGTGGTGACCGGGATCGAGCCAAGCGCCCACTCATGGCCAACCAGGCCGAGATATACTCGGACCGGCTGGTGATCACCTCCGACAATCCCCGGACCGAGAACCTGGAGCAGATCATCACGGATATTCTGGCCGGGCTGAGCCGGAAGAAACACGTGGTCATCGCCAATCGGAAAGAAGCCTTGCTCCATGCTCTGACGACCATGACTGACGACTCGATCCTTATGATCCTTGGCAAGGGCCGGGAGGATTACGAAATCATCGGGACCGAAAAGGTCTACCATAACGATGTAGAAATCGTCGAGACCTATGAGCCATGAGAATTGAACTTGCTGAACCTGCCGGGCTGACCCGGTTGCTGCGCGAACGCTACGGCCGAGCAGAGCTCCCCGAAATCAAGGGGATTAGCATCGACTCCCGTATAGCCCGGGCCGGTGACATGTTTGTGCCCATCGTTGGCAACCGCTTCGATGGTCACGACTTCGCCCTCGAGGCCGTGCAG
This window of the Candidatus Neomarinimicrobiota bacterium genome carries:
- a CDS encoding UDP-N-acetylmuramoyl-L-alanyl-D-glutamate--2,6-diaminopimelate ligase, with the protein product MPLQQIMDGINFMAPLPDLDIAGLTHDSRQVAPGCLFVALPGLHVQGTAFITEAFHNGARAVAGPAPRPDSVKEPYIALSDPLAAYSRMAANFYQHPSKRVLVIGITGTNGKTTTAEVMAAILHAHEIPAAIVGTLGLRYEQTSASTGFTTPEANQIHKIFAELRDRKIQGVVMEVSSHALKQRRVDDVDFDIAVFTNFSQDHLDYHTDMDDYLAAKLRLFGLLPAGRPAVVNLDDPCSQQFIQAAPALVITYGLGKESDLQVVEMGLSLDVTVANLVYRDQAFSIESSLVGQYNLENLLAASATALVLDIPPSIIQAGIAAVTAVPGRLERIPSATPGKIFIDYAHTPDAYAQLLGTMRQLAPRKTEIITLFGCGGDRDRAKRPLMANQAEIYSDRLVITSDNPRTENLEQIITDILAGLSRKKHVVIANRKEALLHALTTMTDDSILMILGKGREDYEIIGTEKVYHNDVEIVETYEP